From Zavarzinella sp., one genomic window encodes:
- a CDS encoding pyridoxal-phosphate dependent enzyme, giving the protein MMQTTQSVQFSNVEAASQRLAPWIERTPVLRSTTFDQLCGRTLYFKCENFQKTGSFKFRGAMNALLQLSPEQQRAGVVTHSSGNHAQALAKAAQLLGITSYIVMPNNAPAVKKAAVQQYGGQITECEPNVEARVKVCNELAKKTGAVLIPPFDHPHIIAGQGTATLELLQEVPHLDAVVIPVGGGGLLSGGIIAAKAVSPKIQVFGAEPLNVNDAARSIAAGDRCANTTGATSVADGLLVNIGEITFPIIQQGVQQILTVSEEEILQNMRLIWERMKIIVEPSSAVGLAAVRAEAFQKLDNLAHVGVILCGGNVAVDYF; this is encoded by the coding sequence ATGATGCAAACCACCCAAAGTGTGCAGTTTTCCAATGTTGAAGCCGCCAGCCAGCGATTAGCACCTTGGATCGAACGAACGCCGGTGCTGCGTTCCACCACATTCGATCAGTTGTGCGGTCGCACGCTGTACTTCAAATGTGAAAATTTTCAGAAAACTGGCTCTTTCAAGTTCCGTGGGGCGATGAATGCTCTGCTACAACTGTCGCCAGAGCAGCAACGTGCAGGAGTGGTTACCCACTCGTCGGGGAACCATGCCCAGGCACTTGCGAAAGCAGCCCAGCTACTGGGTATTACCAGTTACATCGTCATGCCCAACAACGCACCTGCAGTAAAAAAGGCGGCGGTCCAGCAGTATGGTGGGCAGATCACCGAATGCGAACCCAACGTGGAAGCTCGGGTGAAAGTATGTAATGAACTGGCAAAGAAAACAGGTGCAGTGCTGATCCCACCGTTTGATCATCCCCACATTATTGCGGGGCAGGGTACCGCCACTCTGGAATTACTGCAGGAAGTGCCCCACCTGGATGCGGTAGTGATACCCGTTGGTGGCGGGGGGCTGCTTTCCGGCGGAATTATTGCGGCGAAAGCGGTATCGCCCAAGATTCAGGTTTTTGGTGCCGAGCCCCTCAATGTGAATGATGCCGCACGTTCGATTGCGGCAGGTGATCGATGTGCCAACACCACCGGTGCCACTTCCGTTGCTGATGGCTTGCTGGTGAACATTGGCGAAATTACTTTCCCTATTATTCAACAGGGTGTCCAGCAGATTCTGACAGTATCTGAAGAAGAAATTCTGCAAAATATGCGTTTGATCTGGGAGCGGATGAAGATCATTGTGGAGCCCAGCTCTGCAGTTGGCCTGGCCGCAGTAAGAGCAGAAGCTTTTCAGAAACTGGACAACCTCGCCCACGTAGGGGTGATCTTGTGCGGTGGGAATGTGGCTGTTGATTATTTTTAA
- the ccmA gene encoding heme ABC exporter ATP-binding protein CcmA, producing MVLVEKLRFEAVVAGYGARKVLNHLNFAIHAGEIVGLQGINGCGKSTTLQLAAGLMIPTSGNVTLCQKNTRTRSRNNAQLFGYAQQHVALYEELSVARNLQLFGSLYSLSGKQLQQKIAQLLDCLNLKDRSNDRVRNLSGGMQRRVHLACAMLHQPQVLLLDEPTAALDEESRELFLKIFSQMKENGVAILMTTHQKDEALLWCDRVLHMENGSIVEKHPHKNENNLICLVGLMPEPLDEIAERRLRDLLAPEVQLELNDRHFRLSAFEGDLLGFALSWLYSEQIQPEMLAMCNQATAHFPAPKWLADDLIPTARSRG from the coding sequence ATGGTTCTGGTGGAAAAACTGCGATTTGAGGCGGTTGTGGCAGGCTATGGGGCACGTAAGGTGCTGAACCATCTGAATTTTGCCATCCACGCAGGCGAAATCGTGGGGCTCCAGGGGATTAATGGGTGCGGCAAAAGTACCACCTTACAGTTGGCTGCGGGCTTGATGATCCCCACTTCAGGAAACGTCACTCTGTGCCAGAAAAACACCCGCACCAGATCACGGAACAATGCTCAACTTTTTGGGTATGCCCAGCAGCACGTGGCTCTTTATGAAGAACTTTCCGTGGCACGAAACCTGCAACTCTTTGGCTCCCTTTACTCCTTATCTGGCAAGCAGTTACAGCAGAAAATTGCCCAATTGCTCGATTGTCTGAACCTGAAAGATCGTTCGAATGATCGCGTGCGAAATCTTTCTGGTGGCATGCAGAGACGTGTTCACCTGGCCTGTGCCATGTTGCATCAGCCACAAGTTCTGCTGCTCGACGAGCCCACAGCAGCATTAGATGAAGAATCTCGGGAGTTATTCCTGAAGATTTTTTCACAAATGAAAGAGAATGGGGTGGCAATTCTGATGACCACGCATCAGAAAGATGAAGCATTACTCTGGTGTGATCGTGTTTTGCACATGGAAAATGGTTCAATTGTGGAGAAACACCCCCATAAAAATGAAAATAACCTCATTTGCCTGGTGGGCTTGATGCCCGAACCATTGGATGAAATTGCCGAACGTCGTCTGCGTGACCTGCTGGCACCTGAAGTGCAACTGGAATTGAACGACCGGCATTTTCGACTGAGTGCGTTTGAAGGTGACCTGCTGGGTTTCGCGCTGAGCTGGTTATATTCTGAGCAAATCCAGCCCGAAATGCTGGCGATGTGCAATCAGGCAACGGCACACTTTCCCGCACCGAAGTGGTTGGCCGATGATCTGATTCCCACGGCGAGGTCGAGAGGATGA
- a CDS encoding ABC transporter permease, whose amino-acid sequence MKGWLLVTWALTGKDLRLFLADRRAVVLCFAVPVLLATIFGMIFSQDQTAPKRLCVVLHVDQSEEALHISNLLANHPGLDVKTVPHLVGGEPLQDSWAKLALVITSDLSKPESPPKYQIFYHPTAQMEAQLLEGVLMETIAKKWTAHLQQLPTVREMFQCEKIAVNISQQSSFDAYGHSFTGMTVQYLLFWGLECGLVFLRERRTGIWQRIQASPVTIFQALLARTLATAVIAQMLILVMFTAGNLLFGVRIHGTILAFGVLSITCSFLAAALGVFVAAIGQHEARARSLFVLVILSLSMLGGLWMPAGFLPTWVDRLAPLLPTRWAMDGLREVVMDGGSFPQIVPHLLALLIFIMGFFVLAICRFTWFEAQQRKGFQR is encoded by the coding sequence ATGAAAGGGTGGTTGCTCGTTACATGGGCCTTAACCGGCAAGGACTTACGCTTATTCCTGGCAGATCGGCGTGCGGTAGTGTTATGTTTTGCCGTTCCTGTATTACTGGCAACAATTTTTGGGATGATCTTTTCGCAGGATCAGACTGCACCCAAACGCCTGTGTGTGGTGCTGCACGTTGATCAAAGTGAAGAAGCATTACATATCAGTAATTTATTAGCAAACCATCCGGGTCTGGATGTAAAAACTGTTCCACATCTGGTGGGGGGCGAGCCTTTGCAGGATTCGTGGGCAAAACTGGCTCTGGTGATCACTTCCGATCTGTCAAAGCCTGAATCACCCCCAAAATACCAGATTTTCTACCACCCCACGGCACAGATGGAAGCTCAGCTTCTGGAAGGAGTGCTGATGGAAACAATTGCCAAAAAATGGACCGCTCACCTGCAACAACTGCCCACGGTGCGGGAGATGTTTCAATGTGAAAAAATAGCCGTAAACATTTCCCAGCAAAGCAGTTTCGATGCGTACGGGCATAGTTTCACCGGTATGACGGTGCAATATCTGCTCTTCTGGGGACTGGAATGTGGACTGGTTTTTCTGCGGGAACGGCGCACCGGCATCTGGCAACGGATTCAGGCATCGCCAGTGACGATTTTTCAGGCACTGCTGGCCCGCACCCTGGCAACAGCAGTGATTGCACAAATGCTTATCCTGGTGATGTTTACAGCAGGAAACCTGCTATTTGGCGTACGGATCCACGGCACCATTCTGGCTTTTGGTGTGCTGAGTATCACCTGTTCTTTTCTGGCTGCCGCACTTGGGGTATTTGTGGCTGCAATCGGGCAGCACGAAGCACGCGCCCGCAGTTTGTTTGTCCTGGTCATCCTCAGTCTATCAATGTTAGGTGGGCTCTGGATGCCCGCCGGATTTCTGCCCACATGGGTAGATCGCCTGGCCCCACTGCTGCCCACCCGGTGGGCAATGGATGGTCTGCGAGAAGTGGTGATGGATGGGGGTAGTTTCCCCCAGATTGTCCCGCACTTGTTGGCGTTGTTAATATTCATCATGGGCTTTTTTGTGCTGGCCATCTGCCGGTTTACCTGGTTTGAAGCACAACAACGAAAAGGATTTCAACGATGA
- the cimA gene encoding citramalate synthase, whose translation MRIVTYDTTLRDGSQGEGVNFSLQDKLLLTAKLDHIGVDYIEGGYPQSNPKDAEYFQEVMKLPLKHAKLTAFGMTRRKNSDARTDVGVNALIDSNAPVITIVGKTWDMQVREILNTDLDENLNMIADTIRVCKEANRQVFYDAEHFFDGYRANPEYALATLRAAAQAGAECVILCDTNGGSMPEFIQQTVKHVVENIPCSVGIHCHNDCDVAVANTLAAVAAGATQVQGTINGIGERCGNVDLCSVIANLRIKYGYDLLLPDSLIHLTEVSRYVYELANLSFRNNQPYVGNSAFAHKGGMHTHAVAKNPVSYEHIDPTLVGNERRILVSELSGQSTILTKTVKYNIQNDKALMQQILQRVMELEHQGYEFEAAEASFDLLVKRCLGQYTPWFETVHYRVNIEQANPAEPVTEATIKLKVADQVYHTVSDGDGPVNALDSALRKALLPVFPNLAQMQLMDYKVRVVNAREGTAARVRVVIESRDEHHVWGTVGVSENIIEASWLALVDAIEYKMFRDQDEK comes from the coding sequence ATGAGAATCGTCACTTACGATACCACGCTACGCGATGGGAGCCAGGGAGAGGGTGTGAACTTTTCCCTGCAGGACAAGCTACTGCTGACTGCGAAATTGGACCATATTGGCGTGGACTACATTGAAGGTGGCTACCCACAATCAAATCCGAAGGATGCAGAATATTTTCAGGAAGTAATGAAGTTACCCCTGAAGCACGCCAAACTGACCGCATTCGGGATGACCCGCCGCAAAAACAGCGACGCACGCACCGATGTGGGGGTCAATGCGTTGATCGATTCAAACGCACCCGTGATCACCATCGTGGGCAAAACCTGGGATATGCAGGTGCGGGAAATTCTGAATACCGATCTCGACGAAAATCTCAACATGATTGCGGATACGATCAGGGTCTGCAAAGAAGCGAACCGGCAGGTGTTCTACGATGCCGAGCACTTTTTTGATGGTTACCGGGCCAATCCGGAATACGCACTGGCTACTTTGCGGGCAGCAGCCCAGGCGGGTGCAGAATGTGTGATTCTGTGCGACACCAATGGCGGCTCGATGCCGGAATTTATCCAGCAAACTGTCAAGCACGTGGTAGAAAATATCCCCTGTTCCGTTGGAATCCACTGCCACAACGATTGCGATGTCGCGGTTGCAAACACATTGGCCGCCGTTGCTGCGGGAGCCACCCAGGTACAAGGGACAATCAATGGCATTGGCGAACGGTGCGGCAATGTCGATTTGTGTAGTGTAATTGCCAATTTGCGCATTAAATATGGCTATGACCTGTTGTTGCCAGACAGCCTGATCCACCTGACCGAGGTTTCCCGCTACGTCTACGAGTTGGCGAATCTCAGTTTTCGTAACAACCAACCCTATGTGGGGAATAGTGCGTTCGCCCACAAAGGTGGTATGCACACCCACGCGGTGGCGAAAAATCCGGTCAGTTACGAGCACATCGACCCCACGCTGGTAGGGAATGAACGCCGTATTTTAGTGAGCGAATTGTCTGGCCAGTCGACAATCCTTACTAAAACAGTGAAGTATAATATCCAGAACGATAAAGCCTTGATGCAGCAAATTCTGCAACGAGTGATGGAACTGGAACACCAGGGGTACGAATTTGAAGCAGCAGAGGCTTCGTTTGATCTTCTGGTGAAACGGTGCCTGGGCCAATACACCCCATGGTTCGAAACGGTGCACTACCGGGTGAACATTGAACAGGCAAACCCAGCAGAGCCAGTGACGGAAGCCACAATCAAGCTGAAAGTGGCTGATCAGGTTTACCACACGGTCAGCGATGGCGATGGTCCAGTAAATGCACTGGATAGTGCATTGCGCAAGGCATTATTGCCCGTTTTCCCAAATTTAGCGCAGATGCAATTAATGGATTACAAGGTGCGTGTAGTAAATGCTCGCGAAGGCACGGCAGCCCGCGTACGCGTGGTAATTGAATCTCGCGATGAGCACCACGTTTGGGGTACGGTGGGGGTCAGTGAAAATATTATTGAGGCGAGCTGGCTGGCACTGGTCGATGCGATTGAGTACAAAATGTTTCGCGATCAGGATGAAAAATAA
- the xseA gene encoding exodeoxyribonuclease VII large subunit produces the protein MSIEQDAAKNAYSVTELISITNELLDLQFRGVWVQGEISEYTQSAAGHIYLTIKDAQSQISAVIYRKSSLRIRFKMKVGLEILLNGNIQIYPNKGTFQLQVENALPVGEGALDLAYRQLREELEARGYFQPQRKRKLPSMPKHIALVTSKQGAAFQDMLQQFRNNWPLAQLSLYSVAVQGDTAKNEIAEAIRYLNRWHHHGKLKLDLIIVARGGGSREDLWAFNEEIVCRAIFESRLPIVSAVGHETDYSLSDEVADKRATTPTQAATDTVPNRRELWRNLTDIRQRMDAELKDLIAARQKLLDQIARRPCFLRPLDKVAEHQEKLERVQVRINRAMTKLIAANADKIRTYADRLVGVNPLAVLTRGYSVTTNRAGHAVRSIQEVQEGEEIITTVGDGVIKSIVQSTSDNSPAKPLS, from the coding sequence ATGTCTATCGAGCAAGATGCAGCCAAAAATGCCTATTCGGTAACGGAATTGATTTCCATTACAAATGAATTGCTCGATTTACAGTTTCGTGGTGTGTGGGTGCAGGGCGAAATCAGCGAGTATACCCAATCGGCTGCTGGCCATATTTATCTGACCATCAAAGATGCACAAAGCCAGATTTCTGCAGTCATTTACAGAAAAAGTTCCTTGCGAATCCGCTTCAAAATGAAAGTAGGGCTGGAAATATTACTGAATGGCAATATTCAAATATATCCTAACAAAGGTACTTTTCAGCTCCAGGTGGAGAACGCACTACCCGTGGGCGAAGGTGCGTTAGATCTGGCATATCGGCAATTGCGGGAAGAACTGGAAGCCCGAGGCTATTTTCAGCCCCAGCGTAAGCGAAAACTGCCATCGATGCCGAAGCACATTGCACTAGTCACCAGCAAGCAGGGTGCGGCATTTCAGGATATGTTACAACAGTTTCGAAATAACTGGCCACTGGCGCAATTATCGCTCTATTCCGTTGCTGTGCAAGGAGATACGGCAAAAAATGAAATTGCGGAAGCAATTCGTTACCTCAACCGCTGGCACCACCATGGAAAGTTAAAGCTCGATTTGATTATCGTCGCACGTGGGGGTGGTAGTCGCGAGGATCTGTGGGCATTTAATGAAGAAATTGTCTGTCGGGCGATTTTTGAATCACGTCTGCCAATTGTTTCGGCTGTGGGACACGAAACCGATTATTCATTGTCGGATGAAGTTGCCGATAAGCGTGCAACTACCCCCACCCAGGCAGCAACAGATACGGTGCCAAACCGGAGAGAACTATGGCGCAATTTGACTGATATCCGTCAGAGAATGGATGCCGAACTGAAGGACCTGATTGCGGCACGACAAAAGCTTTTGGACCAGATTGCACGCCGTCCTTGCTTTTTACGCCCACTGGATAAAGTTGCTGAGCACCAGGAAAAGCTGGAACGGGTGCAGGTCAGAATCAATCGGGCGATGACAAAGTTAATTGCTGCAAATGCTGATAAAATAAGAACTTACGCTGATCGACTGGTGGGGGTGAATCCGCTGGCGGTGTTGACACGTGGTTATTCGGTCACCACCAATCGTGCGGGGCATGCCGTTCGTTCGATTCAGGAAGTTCAGGAGGGAGAAGAAATAATTACCACCGTGGGCGATGGGGTAATTAAATCCATCGTCCAGAGCACCAGCGACAATTCCCCTGCGAAACCGCTATCATAG
- the xseB gene encoding exodeoxyribonuclease VII small subunit — protein MAEEQPSFEKAYSDLEIILQQLEDGKLSLEESIAQYQQGMQLILFCKQQLHHAELKIQEVSADFEGGMKTKPIEAPSQKLKSTKPTDTSY, from the coding sequence GTGGCAGAAGAACAACCCAGCTTCGAAAAAGCTTATTCCGATCTGGAAATCATCTTGCAGCAACTGGAAGATGGAAAACTTTCTCTGGAAGAGAGCATTGCCCAGTATCAGCAAGGGATGCAACTGATTCTGTTCTGTAAGCAGCAGTTGCATCATGCCGAACTTAAAATTCAAGAGGTCAGTGCCGATTTTGAAGGTGGGATGAAAACGAAACCAATCGAAGCACCCAGCCAAAAATTGAAATCAACCAAGCCCACCGACACCAGTTATTGA
- the floA gene encoding flotillin-like protein FloA (flotillin-like protein involved in membrane lipid rafts), translated as MLKPLFAAGPDDNVWIIVIAVVAFLIGLFMLIVFFSFVRLYIQCLLTNAKIGIFDLIGMKLRNVDYAMIVRQKIALVQSGVRVSTEELESHFLSRGNVPKTATAVIAAHKAGMDLSWKIAAAIDLAGRDILDAVRTSVNPKVIDCPDSVKGRVTLDAVCRDGIQLRCKARVTVRTKLERLVGGATEETIIARVGEGIVKAIGSAENHKMVLSNPNLISQTVLHNSLDAQTAFEIVSIDIADIEVGENIGAKLQADQAAANLRVAQADAEQRRALAVAVEQENRALVEENRAKVVLAEAEVPLAIASAFRDGRIGIMDYYNMKNVQADTSMRSSIAGMDNGDNQSN; from the coding sequence ATGCTAAAACCACTATTTGCTGCAGGCCCCGATGATAACGTTTGGATTATCGTCATTGCGGTAGTCGCCTTTTTGATCGGCCTGTTTATGCTGATCGTCTTTTTCAGTTTCGTTCGCCTGTATATCCAGTGTTTGTTGACCAACGCGAAAATTGGTATTTTCGACCTGATTGGGATGAAATTGCGAAATGTCGATTACGCGATGATTGTCCGCCAGAAGATTGCACTGGTGCAATCGGGTGTGCGGGTTTCCACCGAAGAGCTGGAATCCCACTTCCTCTCACGTGGAAACGTTCCAAAGACTGCCACCGCAGTTATTGCCGCCCACAAGGCAGGCATGGATCTTTCCTGGAAAATCGCTGCCGCAATTGATCTCGCAGGTCGCGATATTCTGGATGCAGTGCGTACTTCCGTAAATCCCAAGGTGATCGACTGCCCAGACTCTGTGAAGGGCCGTGTGACACTGGATGCAGTTTGTCGTGATGGGATTCAGTTACGTTGCAAAGCCCGCGTGACCGTGCGTACCAAACTGGAACGTCTGGTCGGTGGTGCGACGGAAGAAACAATTATCGCCCGCGTGGGGGAAGGGATTGTGAAGGCCATCGGTTCCGCCGAAAACCACAAAATGGTGCTTTCCAACCCCAACTTAATCTCGCAGACCGTGTTGCACAATTCGTTGGATGCACAAACCGCCTTCGAAATCGTCTCGATTGATATCGCCGACATCGAAGTGGGTGAAAACATTGGTGCAAAACTGCAGGCCGATCAGGCAGCAGCCAACCTGCGGGTTGCCCAGGCAGATGCAGAACAACGTCGTGCTCTGGCAGTTGCTGTTGAACAGGAAAACCGGGCACTGGTTGAAGAAAACCGGGCCAAGGTGGTATTGGCGGAAGCAGAAGTACCGTTGGCAATTGCCAGTGCCTTCCGCGATGGCCGGATTGGGATTATGGACTATTACAACATGAAAAATGTGCAGGCAGATACCAGCATGCGATCCAGTATCGCCGGCATGGATAATGGCGACAATCAGTCGAATTAA
- a CDS encoding NfeD family protein gives MDLYSVAYILIIAGVIFSIFEYGDGGYGKTPKQVVRITQATLIFGILLGLTGIGIVFFYGTTNQALTATSLFIVGLIIAVPMARYVVRYFRGNQEAIENSTVIDTPEANELAALKGRIGKTVSMLRPSGIADFNGRRVDVITEGLVIEEGQWVKCVEVKAGRVIVRPSDHPPLGDLEKFDFS, from the coding sequence ATGGATTTGTATTCTGTCGCCTACATTCTGATCATTGCTGGAGTGATCTTTTCCATTTTTGAATATGGTGATGGAGGTTATGGAAAAACTCCAAAGCAGGTGGTTAGAATTACCCAGGCAACATTAATATTTGGCATACTTCTCGGGCTAACGGGGATTGGAATCGTCTTCTTTTATGGCACTACCAATCAGGCTCTAACGGCAACATCTTTATTTATCGTGGGGCTGATCATTGCCGTACCCATGGCAAGGTATGTAGTAAGGTATTTTCGTGGAAACCAGGAAGCAATTGAGAATTCAACGGTGATCGATACGCCAGAGGCCAACGAACTGGCAGCTTTGAAGGGAAGAATCGGCAAAACGGTATCAATGCTTCGCCCGTCGGGCATCGCTGATTTTAACGGCAGGCGAGTAGATGTCATCACGGAAGGTCTGGTGATTGAGGAAGGTCAGTGGGTGAAATGTGTGGAAGTGAAAGCAGGGCGTGTCATTGTCCGGCCAAGTGACCATCCCCCACTGGGAGATTTGGAAAAGTTTGATTTTTCTTGA
- a CDS encoding DMT family transporter has translation MHAPLATFLFTLLALFSFAGNSLLCRFALRETTISPMLFMQVRFLSGAIALLIVLRIGNPTQSRAGQPTKIGGNWWAGLALAAYAVSYTYSFTQLTAATGALLLFGAAQVTILTTAAARGERFRGLAWLGYALAMGALLYLVLPGLASPTWVGTVSMLIAGISWGAYTLLGKRDPNPLAANTGNFLRTLPLLAVTLLVPNLLQGWNWPGITAAIVSGVVTTGIGYVLWYQALRSISTTMAAIVLLTVPLWSSLGGILFLSELLTLRFVLAAVVMTIGLLITIYRK, from the coding sequence ATGCACGCACCGCTTGCGACGTTTCTTTTCACTTTACTAGCACTGTTCAGCTTCGCAGGCAACTCATTACTTTGTCGATTTGCCCTGCGTGAAACCACGATTTCTCCGATGTTGTTTATGCAGGTGCGTTTCCTCAGCGGAGCGATTGCCCTGTTGATCGTTTTGCGAATTGGGAACCCCACCCAAAGTAGGGCAGGGCAGCCCACTAAAATTGGTGGCAACTGGTGGGCAGGCCTGGCATTGGCAGCGTACGCGGTCAGTTATACCTATTCATTCACACAATTGACGGCTGCCACTGGTGCCCTGTTGCTTTTTGGTGCGGCACAAGTGACGATATTGACTACGGCAGCCGCACGTGGCGAACGCTTTCGTGGGCTGGCCTGGCTGGGTTACGCACTAGCGATGGGAGCTTTATTATACCTGGTATTACCTGGATTGGCTTCCCCCACCTGGGTTGGCACGGTGAGCATGTTGATTGCAGGTATTAGTTGGGGGGCGTACACCCTTTTGGGCAAAAGAGACCCCAACCCACTGGCAGCCAATACGGGAAATTTTCTGCGAACACTCCCACTGCTGGCAGTAACCTTGCTGGTGCCGAACCTGTTGCAGGGCTGGAACTGGCCGGGAATCACTGCCGCAATAGTGTCGGGAGTGGTTACCACCGGAATTGGCTATGTCCTTTGGTATCAGGCACTTCGGTCGATTTCCACCACAATGGCTGCGATAGTCTTGTTAACGGTCCCACTCTGGTCGAGCCTGGGCGGAATTCTATTTCTTTCTGAACTACTCACCCTGCGATTTGTCCTTGCTGCGGTGGTAATGACAATCGGCTTGTTGATCACCATTTACCGAAAGTAG
- the metK gene encoding methionine adenosyltransferase codes for MSSNYLFTSESVSMGHPDKVSDQISDAVLDFCLQHDPMSRVACETLVTTDLAVVAGEITTNAPLTRKVVDGLVREVITEIGYVDPNIGFAADTCQVDCRLHSQSAHIAMGVDLGGAGDQGMMFGFACDETASLMPLPIHLSHRLVEQHAKLRKSGELKWLRPDAKSQVTVEYGPDGVPVRIHTIVLSTQHDESVMHVSGGKEYFTDEARKEVIEKIVAPVLQAERPDLVKGKLIPVLPGSSSGSISGNDIACHINPTGCFLVGGPHGDCGLTGRKIIVDTYGGRGRHGGGAFSGKDPTKVDRSAAYMCRYIAKNIVKAGLAKRCEVQLSYAIGYPDPLNIWVNTEHTIAEGVTEEKLINLIRKHFQLTPAGIIETLKLRRPIFRESARHGHFGRELEDFTWEHTDKAALLRQDA; via the coding sequence TTGAGTTCGAATTACCTTTTTACTAGTGAATCGGTGTCGATGGGGCACCCGGACAAAGTTTCCGACCAGATTAGCGATGCTGTGCTTGATTTCTGTTTGCAGCACGACCCGATGAGCCGAGTAGCCTGCGAAACGCTGGTTACCACCGATCTGGCCGTGGTGGCTGGTGAAATTACCACTAACGCCCCACTGACCCGTAAAGTTGTGGATGGCCTGGTGCGGGAAGTCATCACCGAAATTGGATATGTCGATCCAAATATCGGCTTTGCAGCAGATACCTGTCAGGTGGATTGTCGTCTGCACTCTCAGTCAGCCCACATTGCGATGGGTGTCGATCTGGGTGGTGCCGGTGACCAGGGGATGATGTTCGGCTTTGCGTGCGACGAAACCGCCAGCCTGATGCCACTGCCGATTCACCTGTCGCACCGACTGGTGGAGCAGCACGCAAAATTGCGTAAGTCTGGAGAATTAAAGTGGTTACGGCCCGATGCCAAAAGCCAGGTTACCGTGGAATACGGCCCAGATGGCGTGCCAGTTCGCATCCACACAATTGTGTTGTCAACTCAGCACGATGAATCGGTAATGCATGTCAGCGGTGGAAAAGAATATTTTACCGATGAGGCCCGCAAAGAAGTAATTGAAAAGATTGTGGCACCAGTGCTGCAGGCAGAACGGCCCGACCTGGTGAAAGGGAAATTAATTCCGGTGCTGCCTGGTTCAAGCAGTGGCAGCATTTCCGGCAACGATATTGCGTGCCACATTAACCCAACGGGTTGTTTTCTGGTAGGTGGGCCTCACGGTGACTGTGGTCTGACAGGCCGCAAAATCATTGTGGATACCTACGGTGGCCGAGGACGTCACGGTGGGGGTGCTTTCAGCGGGAAAGATCCCACCAAGGTGGATCGATCTGCGGCCTACATGTGCCGATATATCGCTAAGAATATTGTGAAGGCTGGCCTGGCAAAACGCTGTGAAGTGCAGCTCAGTTATGCAATCGGCTACCCTGATCCACTGAATATCTGGGTCAACACCGAACATACGATTGCGGAAGGAGTTACGGAAGAAAAGCTGATCAATTTGATCCGCAAGCACTTCCAGTTGACCCCCGCCGGGATTATTGAAACGCTGAAGCTGCGTCGCCCGATTTTCCGTGAATCGGCACGCCACGGTCACTTCGGTCGGGAATTGGAAGATTTTACGTGGGAACACACCGATAAAGCAGCTTTGTTGCGTCAGGATGCTTAA